CACGTGAATGATCGCACCAATATGATCTTCGTGACCGTGAGTTATAACAAGGTCAGTTGGAGGATCTTGAGCAAGCTCTGATAAATCAGGAATTAGATAATTAATGTCAAAGAAGTCTTCACTAGGAAAGAGAATTCCTGCATCGACTATAATATTAGTATTCTCCCCTATAAATCTCGTCATGTTTGAACCAATTTGGCCAACACCACCGACAGGTTGAATCTCTAATATACTCTTACTCATGATTAATATTTACCTGGTGATTATCAAGGTCAAGCCCTGCCCTGTTAAGTTTTGTTTCAGTTAAACAATACTTTCCAACTTGATAGAGTTCATTAACTTTTGCTGAGAGAATTGAAGCTGCAATATCAGTTTCTTCTCCAATGATGAAGTCAGCATAATCTTTCTGAGGCGCTAGAAACTTGTTATACATTGGTCTTACTGTTTCATAGTATTGGGCAATGACAGATTGTAGAGATCGTCCTCTCTCATTTACGTCTCTATTAATACGTCTTGCAATTCTAATGTCTGCATCAACGTGTAAGAAGCAACGTATGTCTAAGAGTTCTCGGAGTTCTTTATCAAAGATAGAAAAAATTCCTTCAAAAACAATAACATCTGTAGGCTTTAATGTTTTTGTTTTCTCTAAGCGTGATGATGAAACAAAATCATATACTGGAACTTCAATCGAATTACCCTTTTTTAATTCAGTTAGATGAGTTCTTAGTAGTTCCCAGTCAAATGCAGCAGGATGATCATAGTTTGGATTCCCTTTTGCGGTGTAGTGAATTTCTGGTTGCTCATGAAGATAATAAGAGTCCATATGGAGAATAGATATATCTTCAGAGACCATATCGATAAGCTTGTTTGCAAATGTCGTCTTTCCAGAGCCAGAGCCCCCAGAGATACCTATTAGATACACAATTTTTCTCCAATGAAGTTGTAAAAATCGACTTAAGCTAACATAATAATAATATGCACTTATAACAATGATGAGGATAAAATTTACTCGTTGCAAAACAGGGAAAGTTAATGCAATTTAAGCGACTTAGAAGATCTTTACTAATTTTAAGCCTAGGGCTTTTGCCGTCTATTGGGATAATAGAGGCAAAATCAATAAAAATGGCCATTTCATCAGCACCTTCTAACTTAAGTCCCTTTTATGCGACTGATGCTAATTCACAAAATATAAATCGCCTTGTTCATATAACACTTACTGATTTTAGTAAGGAGATGAGTTTTGTTTGTAGATTTTGCGAATCATACAAAGAAAGAATGGAAGGAAAAAAACATATAATAAACTTTAAGCTTAAAAAGAATATTAAGTTTTGGGATGGGGAAGTTGTAAGTGCAAAAGATGTGTATAACTCGTGGAAATATTTTACAGATAAAGAAATTATAAAATCTAAGTTTGAGTATGGCCTTAAACGAATTGTTGATGTGAAAATAATTAACGAGTTTGAGCTGGAGCTTATTTACGATAGTTTTAACCCTGATAATCTTTCAGATTTGGCGCTACTTAAAATTATTAAAATAAAGAAAGAAGATATTAAGCCAAATATTTCTTATAAAAGTATTGTTGGCGCTGGACCATATAAAATAAAGATCGAATCTGAACTAGAAGTTACTCTAGAGCCTTTAGTAAAGGGGAGAGACACGCTTGTGTTTAAAGTTGTTAAGGATGAAACGACTTTGGCACTAAAACTGATTAACAAAGAGATTGATCTTTCTTTAGCAACAATTTCTCCTCGAAAACTCTTCTGGTTAAAAGAAAATGTAGAAGGGATTGATTTCCATAATGTAGAAGGAACAAATCTAATCTATATGGGAATAAATCATAAGAATGAATTTCTAAAAGAGTTAAAGGTAAGAAAAGCAATCTCACTACTTATTCCGAGAAAGAAAATAATTAAATATAAACTAAAAGGGACGGCGAGCCCGGCATCTAGTTTTTTCTCGAAAGCTTTCACGGCTATGTATATTGAGAATGGAGTTGATGACTATAGTGAAAAAGAAAGTGCGAAACTTTTTAAGGAAGCAGGATTTGCTAAGAATGAAAGAGGAATATGGGCCAAGAATGGTAAGGAATTAGCTCTTACTTTTAGAGTTTCAAATAATAAGAATACAATTGAGACTGTTGAAACAATGAAGGATTATCTTAAAAAAGGGGGAGTTTTTGTAACTGTCTCTGTGCAAGAGTGGGGAACATTCTATCGTAACCTGAAGCAAGGAAACTTCGATTTAGTCATTGGCCAATGGGTGGGATTTACAGGTCCAGCAATCATGCGATTCGTATTTCATAGTGGTTCAATACCTCCTGATGGTGCAAATCGTGGATTTTTCGTAAATAAAGAGTTCGATAATTATATAGATAAGGCGACTGTAGAGCAGAATGAAGAGAAGAGAAATAATTACTATAAACAGGCTTTAGAGATTTCAAACCGTGAATATTCTTATATAAACCTCTGGCACCCAAATATTATATGGATAGGAAGAAGTTGTATTAAGAATATTGATATACAACCAAATGGGAGCTTCCTTCCGCTTTTAGATATGGTTAATGATTGTGAATGATAAGAAATTTTATGAAGTAAGAGTGGTATTTCAAAAAGTAACTCCAGAGAAATTAGAAGAGTTAAACTTTCAGGCGATGAATGAGTTCGATTGTGATGGCGTTCAAGAGTTCAGCATTGATGAGCCAACAGTTGATAGAATACTCGGTGAGAGGGCCTATTCTGGGGGAGATATTCCAGAGTCCGTTATTGATGAAGTTGATGGTGTAGCAAGCGATGAATATTTAAGTCTTGTATATTATTTCTATGAGTCAGAAAATATTAAAGAGAATGCTGAGACGTTCTTAAGTTTTGTGAAAGAGAAGGAGATAACTTCTCTAGTTGAGCTTAACGAGAAGCCTTGGGATGACTGGAATCAAGAGTGGAGAAAACACTACGCAGAAATAAATGTTCATGATCAACTTGTCGTTATTCCTGAGTGGGAAAAGGAAAAGACGACAAGAAAAGATAGTGAATGTGTATTTATCTATCCAGGAATGGGGTTTGGAACTGGTGAACACCAGACAACGTATCTTTGCTTGAAGCTTTTTATGGATACTCTTTCAAGTTTAACTAAAGAGGACTCGTGTTTAGATTTTGGCTGTGGTTCTGGAATATTAGGAATAGCAGCTATAAAGAAGCTAAATCTACCTGTTATCTTTTGTGATATCGATCCTCTTGCTTTAAATAATTGTTTGCAAAACTTAGAGCTCAATTTTGAAGGTAGAGATCTAACAGGAACTAGTCTTGTTAGCAGAACAAAGTTTGTAACTGATAGAAAACATAAATTGGTGTTTGCAAATATTTTAGAAAATGTTCTTCTATTAGAAAAAGAAGTTTTATTAGACTCTCTAGAGAGTGGAGGATTTCTTATTATTTCGGGCTTATTAAATCATCAGGTCGAGGGAATTATAAAAGAATACAATGATCTTGAAATGATTTCAGTTCTAAGTAAAGATGATTGGTCAGCAATTCTCTTAAAGAAGTTATGAGAGCAGTACTTTTAGAAAGAAAATTTACAATTGATGATATTGGAAAAGATCTATTGCTTGAAGGGGATAGTGCTCGCCACTTAATTAAAGTTATTAGAATAAAGAAATTTGAAAAAGTTCTAATTTTAAATGGACTTGGTAGTAAGTGTGAAGTCGAGATTAAACACATCGATAGAAAATCATTAACTTTTAATGTAATCACTGTTGAAGAGGTTGTCGATGAGAGGAAGCTTAGTTTATTTCTAGGTCTTCCAAAGAAAGAAGCTTTTGAATCAATTGTTAAGATGGCAGCAGAAATAGGGATTAAGAATCTCTACTTATTTAGAAGTGAGTATTCCCAGCAGACCATTGAAATTGGAGAGAGAGTTGAAAGACTCGAAGAAAGTGCAATCGTACAATCCAATAATCCTTTTAAAATTAACTTTCTTGAGGTTTCTTCATTTGAAGAGGTTTTTGAAAAATATCTAAATATCGTGCATTTTTCAACATTTTCAGCAACTAACTCTAATTCAAAAGTATTTGAAGGAGAGGTCTTGATGATCATTGGACCTGAAGCAGGTTTCTCGGGTGAAGAAGAGAAGACTATTAATGGATATGCAAATGTTACTACGATAAATCTTGATACAAATATAATGAGGGCGCCAACGGCTTTTGCCGTTGCAAGTGGCTATATATTAAAGAGTTTTTGATTGATGCTTTATGTCTTTTATGAGAACCTATAAAAAGACACTTAAACAAAATTCATGGGTGAGTTAATGGGAAATTTAAATTCAAGTGAAAACAAAGAAGTAAAAGAAGTTGTTTTTAATAGTGAGTTTAATTTTGATGATTTCGACTTTAAGCCTTTAAATGAAGGTCTAGGGTTTCACCATGAAGAAAGAAAGAATGGAATTCTTCCACAATCAAATAAGAGAAATCAACATATTTCAGTTTCAAGAGATACTTCATCCGCATCGAGGACTACAAACCTAGGTGTTAGTAATGAGGGAATCACGAGAAATGGTTTAGAGTCTATGAATTCTCTTTCAGCTTTCTATTCTGAGTCTCAAGTTGTTGAAGAGGCTCCAAAGTTGAAAGCTTCTGACTTTGCAACAAAGAAAAAGAAAGTAAAGTCAGCGGCTCCGATATTACAATTTTCTGCTTGGTTAATTGATGTGGTTATTGTCGCAGCAATTAGTGCAGGTCTAATGTCGCTCTTTGTTCTTGTGTCGGGATTATCTTTTTCTAAGTTTTATGAAATTATAGGTGCAAATGATTTAGCTATTTTTGGAAGCGTATCTTTTTCAATTTTCTATCTTAGTTATTTTTCTATTTTAGATTTACAGGCAACACCAGGAAAAGCTTTACTAAAGTTAAAGTTGGCCAGAGAAGATGGTAAATCTACTTTGCTAAAAGACAGTTTTCTTAGAGCATTTATAACAATTCTTTCATTTGTAACTTTAGGATTACCTTGTCTCATTGATTTTCAAGGTAAATTAACAGATACAAAAATTATTGAAAATGTTTAATCTATCCGCAGAAGCAAAGAAATTCCTAGAAGATAATAAAGAGAAGAAAATTGTATTTACCAATGGTTGCTTTGATATTCTTCATTCAGGGCACGTTGTTTATTTAAATGAAGCAAAGAAGCAAGGTGATCTACTTTTTATGGGATTGAATTCAGATGCAAGTATTAAGAGACTTAAAGGTGAATCACGTCCTATAAATAAAGAAAAAGATAGAAAATATATTCTCGAAAATCTTCGTTGTGTCGACTTTGTTGAGGCCTTTGAGGAAGATACTCCTTATGAACTGATAGAAGCAGTTCAGCCAGATGTTCTTGTTAAGGGTGGAGATTGGAAAATTTCAGATATCGTAGGTCATGATATTGTTACAGCAAAGGGAGGAGAAGTTAAAAGCCTTATTTTTGTGGATGGATATTCAACAACGGGAATTATTTCATCTGTTCAGGGTAGGGAGTAATCCTACGTGATTATTTCAAATGGCAGTAAAATAATAAGTGCTAAGTTTAATGATGAATACGATTACATACTACTTAACGAAAGGCCTTCGCATAATTACATTTCTCTTCCCAGTAAATTAACTCAAACTCTCTTCTTAAAAGCTTTAAGTAATTCTTTAAAGAGAAAGCGATCAGTTTTTATTATAAGTTCTATAGAAGGGCTGAATTTGGATTCACTCTATATCAATACCAATAAACACTTCTTCTTTGATCAAAATTATATATTCGTGAATTTATCGATTCGCTCAAAAATATTTAAAATTAAATATTGTGATGAGCTTTTTAGTTTTAGTAGAATGACGAATCTTTTTAGAGACTTGCAAGTAGCCGAGTAAAGCAGTCCACTATAACCCATTGTTTTTACGGCAAATTTTTCCACTTTTTACTCAAGTATATTTCCGAGTAACCGTTTAGGTTATTACCTGGCTCATGTGGGGTGAGCCTTTTAAAGATCAGACACGGCTGTTTGATTCAACTTTTCACGGAGGTAAAATATGTTTCGAGGAGATTAAAATGGGTTTAAGAATTAACACAAATGTACAATCATTAGCAGCACAGAGAAGTTTAGGAATCGTAAAAGAAGAGCAAGGCGCAAATCTTGAAAAGATGGCTTCAGGTAGTAGAATTAATAAAGCAAGTGACGATGCCGCAGGTCTAGCGATTAGTGAGAAACTAAAAGCAAATATCAGAGGGTCGCAACAAGCGAAGAGAAATGCTGGAGACGGTATCTCTATGATTCAAACGGCTGAAGGTGGACTAAACGAAGTATCAAATATTTTGGTAAGACTGAGAGAACTTTCAGTACAAGCAGCTTCTGATACTATTGGTGACCAAGAAAGATCGTTCTCTGATTTAGAATTCCAAAACCTTGTACAAGAGGTTGATAGAATTGCTGGATCAACTAAGTTTAACGGACGTGATCTATTAACTGGTGAAGGTGAGACGGCAGACTTTCAAGTTGGAATTATGAATGATGATTTCAATGATAGAATCTCTTATAGACCACAAGATTCAGCTGCTTCGGCAGATGCAATTGGTATCGCTGGTTTAAGCGTAGGTTCTAAAGAAGGTGCTCAGGAAAACTTAGAGAGTATCGATTCAGCGTTAAATAAAATTAACGGGAATAGAGCAAACTTAGGTGCTTTACAGAATAGACTTCAATCAACGATTTCTAATCTAGATGTAAAGAATGAAAACTTAAGTGCAGCCAATTCTAGAATTAGAGACACAGATATTGCGCAAACATCATCTGAGTTAACTAAAGCGAATATTCTAACTTCTGCTTCAACTTCGGTTCTAGCACAAGCGAATAGCTCACAAAATGCAGCTCTAAAGTTAGTTGGTTAATAGTTAGTACATTAAAAATTCAATTAAAGTCAGAAGGCCCCTCTTATATAGAGGGGCCTTTTTTATTTTCAATACATTTGCCATAATTAAGTGCCATTTTTTTCATGCCAATATTGAGTAATTACATTAATAGCAAATACCGTACCAAAAAAGTTTCTTCATAAGTCACTAATAATATTAAAATTTATCATTTTTTTAGAGATTAACCGAGCGAATGGCTAAAGTATTTTCGTGAGTGGGCGATAAAGTTATTGTCTGACAAAAAAGGTCGGACGGCTTAGGGAAAAAAATAAATATTCTTAGGAGGAATATCATGGGTTTAAGAATTGCAACGAATATGGCATCACAGTCAGTTCAGAAAAATTTAAGTGAAGTGTCAAACAAGAGTCAAGAAAGTTTAGAAAAACTTTCATCTGGTAAAAGAGTTAACAAGGCATCTGACGATGCAGCAGGTTTAGCGATTGCGACTAACCTAAAAGCTCAAACACAAGGCCTTAGACAGGCTACGAGAAATGCGAACGACGGTGTTTCAATGGTTCAGACTGCAGAAGGTGGTTTAAACGAAGTTTCAAACATCTTAGTACGTCTAAGAGAACTAACGATCCAAGCCGCTTCAGATACAGTTGGTGAAGACGAGAGAGGTTTTCTAGACCTAGAGTATCAACAACTATCAACAGAAGTAGATAGAATTGCAGAGTCAACGACATTTAACGGAACTAATCTTTTAAATGGCGAAGGTGGAGGAGTACTTGATATTCAAGTAGGAACTTACTCTGGAGAACAAAATAGAATTGGATTCGATTCCGATGCTGCTAATGCAACTGCAGATGAAATTGGAATTGGTGGAACTTCAATCGCTGATAAAGGTGATGCCTTAGATGCGATCGAAAATATAGATGGTGCAATTAAAGCAGTATCAGGTCATAGAGCAAACTTAGGTTCAATTCAATCGAGACTACAGTCAACGGTTGCAAACCTAGAGACGCAAACGATCAATCAAGAAAGTGCAAGATCGGTTATTGAAGATGTGGATGTGGCAGCAGAAACTGCAAGCATGGCATCAGCTAATGTTGTAAAAAGTGCGGCAGTTGCTTCACTAGCTCAAGCTAACCAAATACCGAACTCAGCATTAAGATTAATTGGATAATTAAAAAATGTGGGTGCTAGTCACCCACACTTCCTAAGCCCTAAGGAACGAAAGTTCCACTTAAGCCCAACCCACTCTTGCTACGGTAAGGGTGGGTCTTAGGGAAGGAAAGGAAATAAGATGAGTAAGCTACTAAAAATTGAAGACCAAGAAATTATAAAGAATGAAATACTTGAAGCCTTTAAGAGCAAGTATTCTGTTTACGCTTGGGGTTCGTTTGGTGGTCACATCGTTAAGGCAGATCTTCAATTCAAATCAATCAAATTCAATCAAAAAAGAATTATTTTATCTCCAACAGCAATGAGTAGATCATACCTAGAAGATCTTCTTGGTGGCAGTGGAAAAATTAATATCGCTGTACCGCAAATGTCACTTTTGTTTGAAACTGAATTTATGGGTTATGATGATGACCTAATAGTTTCTTTTCCAAAGTTTCATAAGTTCTATGATAGACGTAAATCAGAGAGAGTTGACCCATTCATTCCGATGAATATAAATATCAAACATAAAGGACTAACTTTTAAGAAGTCTTGTAATGATATTGGCGTTGGTGGTTTTTCCGTTATTTTGACCAAGAATGAAATGAAGAAGTTTGATATTGGAGAAATGATAGAGGATGTAGACGTCTCATTTCCACTTAAAACATTAACATTAAAGGTAAAAGTGGCAGGACTTGTTAAGCTAAATCCTTATCAAGATGAAAAAAATCCATATGGGGGCTCTCGCTTGTCTCTAACGTTTGAGGGTAATACAACACTCGTCAAAAAAGAAATTCTAAGATTGATAAATGGACAAAAAAAACTAGTCTGTGATATTGATAGTTAATGATCATTACTTCTATTTCTGATGTGCACGTAAAGGAATCCTCAGACACTAATTTTTCATTATTAAAAAAATTCTTCGAACACGAGAGCGTGAAAGCATCCAACTTTATTATCTTAAATGGGGATATCTTCGACATATTAATTGGAGGGAAAACACAATATCTTAAGAAGTACAATGAGTTCTTTCACTTGATAAGGTCCGCAGTAGAAAGAGGGACAAAAGTCGTCTATATCGAGGGGAATCATGACTTTCACATTGAAAGACTTATCCGAAAATCAATAAAGAAACTCAAGCTAGATAAGTCGATGTTTGTTCACGTAAAAACTTTCTATGACATTTCCGTGGATAATAAAGTCGTGAGATTTACACATGGTGATGACGTTGAAATAGAGAATGAAAAGTATAGAAAGTATAAAAGAACAATTAATAATAAAATTATGAAATTTCTTGGAGATTATATTGTCCCTTTTCATTTGATAGAGTGGATAGGTCATAGGGCCTCGAGTAAGTCTCGAAATAATAATCTACATAAATATGAGCTGAGTCCAGAGGGACAAGAGTTTGTCAAAAATAAGTTTAGAAGATCGTCGGAAGTGTATTTGAAAAATCACCAAGAGGTAACGGGTCTTGTCTGTGGACATAGTCATTGCAAAGATTTTTATGAACTAAGTGATGATCGATTTTATATAAATAACGGATTTGCTCCGTCCTCAAAAACGTTTATTTTCGTTAGTGAGAGTGGAGCAAAGTTTGTAGATTTATAATTGCGCCATATCTCTAATATACTGTTCTCTTTCTCTAGTATCGACCTCTGATGTATAAGAGTAAGTTCTATTTTTCTCTTCTTTCTTGGATACATCAATTAAAGTTTTTGAAAATTTAGCAATTTGTGGCAGGTGGGTAATAGCAATTACTTGTGAAGCCGTTGATACTTCTTCAAGAGCTTTTCCTATAGAGATTGCAGTCTCTCCCCCTATTCCAGTGTCAATTTCATCGAATAGAAAAACGGAAACAGTATCAGCTTTAGACAAAATTTGTCTTAGAGAAAGAAGAATTCGGGAAAGTTCACCACCTGAGGCGATCTCTTTCACTTTAAAGAATCCTTCTCCAGAGTTTGTTTCTGCGTTGAAAGAGATTTTAGAAATACCGTTCTTGGAAAGAGTTTTTGTTTCCTCTAATTCAACTTTTATTGTGGCACCACTCATTCGAAGTTTTCTAACCTTCTTTGTTAGTTCAATAGAGAGTTTCTTTGAAAACTCTTTTCTACTTGAATGGAGTGCATTCGCCTTTGTCCAGCAGAGCTCTTTAACTGAATTTATTTTCTCAGTCAGTTTCTTAACTTCAATATCAGAATTTTCAAGCAATAAGTGTTCTTCTTTAAAATTGTTGTAGATAGACTCAAGTTCTTGGGTTTCCACATTAAACTTTCTTTTAAGTTTTTGATAGGAATCAAGTTTTTCAATGATTTCTTGTAGCTCTTCGTCATCATGTTCGAAGTCCAATTTTTTTGAAATCGAAAAAGATAGATCTGATAATAACTCTTTCGCGTCGGCCAATAGTTCAGATTCCTCATTAGATAAGAGATCATAGCGACTAGTTTGGAGATCAAATTTATTTATAAGAGTAAGTATACTATTGTTTGATTCACTTAAAATATAGTTGGCCTCAGTGAATGATTCTGCCTTTTTTTGATGATCTAGTATTTGGCTTTTCTTGGCGATAAGAGATTCTTCTTCTTGAGCACTAGGATTAACTTTTTCAAGTTCTGATATTTGAAATTCAAGGTAGTCTTTTCTTTGTGACTTTGTTTTATTCATTTCAACAAGTTCTATTAGTTGACTCTCAAGTAGTGAAAGATTTTTGTAGAGAGTTTGAAACTCTAAAGTCTCTTGTGATTTTTCGCTGTAGTCATCTAAGAGCGCCATTTGATAGTCCTCACTAAGAAGTTTTTGATTATCAAACTGACCGACAAGATCCACGTATCTCTTAGAGATTGTGGTAAGTGTCTGCAAAGAACATTGTTGAAAGTTTAAGTAGGCCTTTGATGAGCCTTCACTTGTGATGATTCTTTTGATTAGAATTTCGTCTTCAGAAAAAGGATGACCAAGGTCATTGAAGTAAGCTTTGATTTCAGGGTGTGAACACATGAAAACGGCCTCAACAGTTGCGAACTCTTCGTTTTTTCTTATTATCTTCTTATCTGCCCTTGTTCCAAAAATTAATTGAAGGGCGTCTAGAATTAAGCTCTTTCCTGAACCTGTTTCTCCGACAATAACATTAAATCCTTCGGAAAAGTTAATCTCTTGATTAACGAAGGTTGCAAAATTATTCATTGTAAGAGATTTTAGGATTAATTTTTCTTTTCTCATCTACTTTCTCGCTGTCCGTGTGTAAGCTTTTCTTTTAAAGTTTGGAAGTATGTTCTGTCATTGTTTTTAATTATTTTGGCGTAGCTATTTTTCACTTTTGAAATTTTTACGATACATCCTTTTTCTATATCTACAGCTTCCTGACCATCAAGAGTTAGGCTTAAGTGACTTTCTTTAACAGGAAATTTAACTTCGATTTCTTTGGTATCAGGTATAACTAGCGGTCTATGGTTAAGACTATGTGGACAAATAGGGGTTAGAAGTAAGGCATTAACTTCAGGATGAGTGATTGGCCCTCCTGCAGCTAATGAGTAGGCTGTGGACCCTATCGGAGAGCTTATAATAAGTCCGTCTCCAGAAACATTAAATATTAACTCTGAGTCACACTCTACTGTTAATGTGAACATTCTAGAAATATTATTTTTATTAATAACAACATCATTAATAAAATTTCCTTTATAAATATCCTTCCCTCTTCTTGTTACAGTAACTCTATAAAGTTGAAGTTTGGCAATATTGAATGTTCCTTTGAGTGTATTTGCGAGTTCGTCAAAGTATTCAATTTTTGAAAATTCTGTAATGAATCCAAGTCTACCCATATTCACCCCAAAAATTGGAGGTGAATTCTTTGTACACTTTCGGCTTACTCCAATTATTGTACCATCACCACCTAAGGTTATAATGAGATCTAATCCGTTAATTTCTTCTTCTTCAATGAAGTTGACGTTCTTTGGAATTTTTTGAAAAATTGTTTCAATTCGTGATTGTTCTTTTACAAGGAAAGATACATTCTTTTTTCTTCTTATTAGCCATTCAGTTAAGTTTGGTATCGTTGTTGAAAACTCTGATACATTTCTTGGCTTTAGGAGAATACCAATGTTTTTAATTACTTTTGAATTCAAACTTTACTCACTTTTTAAAAATACCATTAGGGCATCTTCAATATCCTCAAATGGTTTTCCAAGAACTTTACATCCATATGAATTAGCTTTCTCTAGTATTTGTGGAGAGCTGTAGGCCGTAATGATTACAAATACCTTACCAATTTCTTCAATATTGTACTTCTTTTTCGACTCTTCGATAATATCAAATCCTGTAATATCTTGAAGCATCAAGTCACAGATGACGCGATCATATTGATTACTTAGAATTTTTTCAATGGCCTCTTTACCTGTTGAGGAAACGTCAACTTCAGCGCCTTTCTTTTCAAGCAGGCGTTTTAATGACTTTTGAATTAATAACTCGTCTTCTATTACTAAAATATTCATTACTTATGTGATTGGTAGTGTGAAAGATACACTAGTACCAATATCGTCCTTTTGAGTGATTTCGATTGTGCCATTTAGTTTTTTAATAAGGTTTGAACAGATACTAAGCCCTAGGCCAGTTCCCTTCTCTTTAGTGGTTATGAAAGGTTTAAAGATTTGCTCTCTTAATTTGGCCGGAATTCCAGGACCAGTGTCCGAAACATTAATTTCTATTCCCTCAAGTTTCTTTATAATTGTGATTTCTATTTTCTGATTTCTAAATTCAGTGTGCGCACTTTTAATGGCTTGAGAACTGTTAATAACTAGATTAAATAAA
This sequence is a window from Halobacteriovorax sp. JY17. Protein-coding genes within it:
- a CDS encoding metallophosphoesterase; this encodes MIITSISDVHVKESSDTNFSLLKKFFEHESVKASNFIILNGDIFDILIGGKTQYLKKYNEFFHLIRSAVERGTKVVYIEGNHDFHIERLIRKSIKKLKLDKSMFVHVKTFYDISVDNKVVRFTHGDDVEIENEKYRKYKRTINNKIMKFLGDYIVPFHLIEWIGHRASSKSRNNNLHKYELSPEGQEFVKNKFRRSSEVYLKNHQEVTGLVCGHSHCKDFYELSDDRFYINNGFAPSSKTFIFVSESGAKFVDL
- a CDS encoding AAA family ATPase; the encoded protein is MRKEKLILKSLTMNNFATFVNQEINFSEGFNVIVGETGSGKSLILDALQLIFGTRADKKIIRKNEEFATVEAVFMCSHPEIKAYFNDLGHPFSEDEILIKRIITSEGSSKAYLNFQQCSLQTLTTISKRYVDLVGQFDNQKLLSEDYQMALLDDYSEKSQETLEFQTLYKNLSLLESQLIELVEMNKTKSQRKDYLEFQISELEKVNPSAQEEESLIAKKSQILDHQKKAESFTEANYILSESNNSILTLINKFDLQTSRYDLLSNEESELLADAKELLSDLSFSISKKLDFEHDDEELQEIIEKLDSYQKLKRKFNVETQELESIYNNFKEEHLLLENSDIEVKKLTEKINSVKELCWTKANALHSSRKEFSKKLSIELTKKVRKLRMSGATIKVELEETKTLSKNGISKISFNAETNSGEGFFKVKEIASGGELSRILLSLRQILSKADTVSVFLFDEIDTGIGGETAISIGKALEEVSTASQVIAITHLPQIAKFSKTLIDVSKKEEKNRTYSYTSEVDTREREQYIRDMAQL
- a CDS encoding NAD(+)/NADH kinase gives rise to the protein MNSKVIKNIGILLKPRNVSEFSTTIPNLTEWLIRRKKNVSFLVKEQSRIETIFQKIPKNVNFIEEEEINGLDLIITLGGDGTIIGVSRKCTKNSPPIFGVNMGRLGFITEFSKIEYFDELANTLKGTFNIAKLQLYRVTVTRRGKDIYKGNFINDVVINKNNISRMFTLTVECDSELIFNVSGDGLIISSPIGSTAYSLAAGGPITHPEVNALLLTPICPHSLNHRPLVIPDTKEIEVKFPVKESHLSLTLDGQEAVDIEKGCIVKISKVKNSYAKIIKNNDRTYFQTLKEKLTHGQRESR
- a CDS encoding response regulator, with the translated sequence MNILVIEDELLIQKSLKRLLEKKGAEVDVSSTGKEAIEKILSNQYDRVICDLMLQDITGFDIIEESKKKYNIEEIGKVFVIITAYSSPQILEKANSYGCKVLGKPFEDIEDALMVFLKSE